The following coding sequences are from one Anguilla rostrata isolate EN2019 chromosome 16, ASM1855537v3, whole genome shotgun sequence window:
- the LOC135241963 gene encoding UDP-glucuronosyltransferase 2B20-like translates to MKTFSIWSSVLVIFLFSPRIITVCHGGNVLVLPTEGSHWVNMKILIEALHARGHNITIVRSDKSWYIEEKSPLYSSITVPMEESIDEKFMQKMIMQGFDIQRGKISVMNFVSMQIQIFGAITKVHHMASKIAEAIFKDSMLTKRIQESQYDLVLTDPCWGTGTLLAKYFNLPLVYNVRWLPIGEGHFAIAPSPLSYIPLTGSGFLDTMSFTERIRNMIFYLLMLFHDMYLVRPHYQAVCHQYLGPDVDFYSLMQAADLWLMRVDFVFEFPRPTMPNFVYMGGFQCKPAKPLPQDLEEFVQSSGEHGVIIMSMGTFIGQLPHDIAEEIAAAFAQMPQKIIWRYTGERPKTLGNNTLLVKWMPQNDLLGHPKTRAFVAHGGTNGVQEAIYHGMPVVGIPIFFDQYDNLLRLQSRGGAKILDGLTLNKDIVLQALQEVLNEPSYRMNMQRLSRLHLDQPMKPMDRAMFWIEFAMRHKGAAHLRTESYKMPWYAYHSVDVIVVLLAAMLLILLTAVAIIRCLCCKACRARKIKSD, encoded by the coding sequence ATGAAGACATTTTCGATTTGGTCATCTGTCCTTGTGATTTTCCTGTTCTCCCCACGTATCATCACTGTGTGTCATGGTGGAAATGTGCTTGTGCTCCCCACCGAAGGGAGCCACTGGGTAAACATGAAGATCCTTATCGAGGCTCTGCATGCTCGGGGGCACAATATAACGATTGTACGCTCAGACAAGAGCTGGTACATCGAGGAGAAATCTCCCCTTTACAGCTCCATTACCGTGCCTATGGAAGAGAGCATAGATGAGAAATTTATGCAAAAAATGATCATGCAAGGATTTGACATTCAAAGAGGAAAAATCTCTGTGATGAACTTTGTCAGCATGCAGATTCAGATATTTGGCGCAATCACCAAAGTTCATCACATGGCGAGCAAAATCGCAGAGGCAATTTTCAAAGACAGTATGTTGACAAAAAGAATTCAGGAAAGCCAGTATGATTTAGTTCTCACGGATCCTTGCTGGGGTACTGGAACATTATTGGCAAAGTACTTTAACCTGCCTTTGGTTTACAATGTGAGATGGCTCCCCATCGGAGAAGGGCACTTTGCCATTGCGCCTTCTCCATTATCCTACATCCCACTCACGGGATCTGGCTTTTTGGACACGATGTCCTTCACTGAACGGATCAGAAATATGATTTTCTATTTGCTTATGCTCTTTCATGATATGTATCTTGTCAGGCCTCATTACCAAGCTGTGTGTCACCAGTACCTTGGCCCAGATGTGGACTTTTACTCATTAATGCAAGCAGCTGATCTCTGGCTTATGAgggttgattttgtttttgaattcccTCGCCCTACAATGCCCAATTTTGTGTACATGGGAGGGTTCCAGTGTAAGCCAGCCAAGCCTCTGCCCCAAGACCTGGAGGAGTTTGTGCAGAGCTCTGGAGAACATGGAGTCATTATTATGTCAATGGGTACCTTTATTGGTCAGCTTCCCCATGATATAGCAGAAGAGATAGCTGCTGCTTTTGCCCAAATGCCTCAGAAGATCATCTGGAGGTACACAGGAGAAAGGCCAAAGACTCTGGGTAACAACACCCTATTGGTCAAATGGATGCCACAGAATGATCTCCTGGGCCATCCAAAGACCAGAGCCTTTGTGGCGCATGGAGGAACCAATGGAGTTCAAGAAGCCATTTACCATGGCATGCCAGTAGTGGGAATCCCAATATTCTTTGACCAATATGACAACCTCCTTCGACTGCAAAGTAGAGGAGGAGCTAAGATCCTCGATGGACTAACTTTAAACAAAGACATCGTCCTCCAGGCCTTACAGGAAGTGCTCAATGAACCATCCTACAGGATGAACATGCAGAGACTTTCCAGGCTGCACCTGGACCAGCCAATGAAACCAATGGACCGTGCAATGTTCTGGATTGAGTTTGCCATGAGACACAAAGGTGCTGCTCACCTGCGCACAGAGTCCTACAAGATGCCCTGGTATGCCTACCACTCAGTGGACGTTATAGTGGTGTTATTGGCTGCCATGCTTCTTATCTTACTGACTGCTGTTGCTATCATCAGATGTTTGTGCTGCAAGGCATGCAgggcaagaaaaataaaatctgattga
- the LOC135241961 gene encoding UDP-glucuronosyltransferase 2A1-like isoform X2 — MKTFSIWSSVLVIFLFSPLIITVCHGGNVLVFPIEGSHWVNMKILIEALHARGHNITIVRSDKSWYIEEKSPLYSSITVPVEESIDEEFILKMIMQGLDIQRGKISVMNFVSMQIQMFGALTKAHHMVSKIAEAIFKDTMLTKRIQESQYDLVLTDPCWGAGTLLAKYFNLPLVYNVRWLPIGEGHFAIAPSPLSYIPLTGSGFSDMMSFTERIRNVIFYLLMLFHDMYLVRPHYQAVCHQYLGPDVDFHSLMQAADLWLMRVDFVFEFPHPTMPNFVYMGGFQCKPAKPLPQDLEEFVQSSGEHGVIIMSMGTFIGQLPHDIAEEIAAAFAQMPQKIIWRYTGERPKTLGNNTLLIKWMPQNDLLGHPKTRAFVAHGGTNGVQEAIYHGMPVVGIPIFFDQYDNLLRLQSRGGAKILDVLTLNKDIVLQALQEVLNEPSYRMNMQRLSRLHLDQPMKPMDRAMFWIEFAMRHKGAAHLRTESYKMPWYAYHSVDVIVVLLAAVLLILLTAVAIIRCLCCKACRARKIKSD; from the coding sequence ATGAAGACATTTTCGATTTGGTCATCTGTCCTTGTGATTTTCCTGTTCTCCCCACTTATCATCACTGTGTGTCATGGCGGAAATGTGCTTGTGTTCCCCATCGAAGGGAGCCACTGGGTAAACATGAAGATCCTTATCGAGGCTCTGCATGCTCGGGGGCACAATATAACGATTGTACGCTCAGACAAGAGCTGGTACATCGAGGAGAAATCTCCCCTTTACAGCTCCATTACCGTGCCTGTGGAAGAGAGCATAGATGAGGAATTTATTCTAAAAATGATCATGCAAGGACTTGACATTCAAAGAGGAAAAATCTCTGTGATGAACTTTGTCAGCATGCAGATTCAGATGTTTGGCGCACTCACCAAAGCTCATCACATGGTGAGCAAAATCGCAGAGGCAATTTTCAAAGACACTATGTTGACAAAAAGAATTCAGGAAAGCCAGTATGATTTAGTTCTCACGGATCCTTGCTGGGGTGCTGGAACATTATTGGCAAAGTACTTTAACCTGCCTTTGGTTTACAATGTGAGATGGCTCCCCATCGGAGAGGGGCACTTTGCCATTGCACCTTCTCCATTATCCTACATCCCACTCACGGGATCTGGCTTTTCGGACATGATGTCCTTCACTGAACGGATCAGAAATGTGATTTTCTATTTGCTTATGCTCTTTCATGATATGTATCTTGTCAGGCCTCATTACCAAGCTGTGTGTCACCAGTACCTTGGCCCAGATGTGGACTTTCACTCATTAATGCAAGCAGCTGATCTCTGGCTTATGAgggttgattttgtttttgaattcccTCACCCTACAATGCCCAATTTTGTGTACATGGGAGGGTTCCAGTGTAAGCCAGCTAAGCCTCTGCCCCAAGACCTGGAGGAGTTTGTGCAGAGCTCTGGAGAACATGGAGTCATTATTATGTCAATGGGTACCTTTATTGGTCAGCTTCCCCATGATATAGCAGAAGAGATAGCTGCTGCTTTTGCCCAAATGCCTCAGAAGATCATCTGGAGGTACACAGGAGAAAGGCCAAAGACTCTGGGTAACAACACCCTATTGATCAAATGGATGCCACAGAATGATCTCCTGGGCCATCCAAAGACCAGAGCCTTTGTGGCGCATGGAGGAACCAATGGAGTTCAAGAAGCCATTTACCATGGCATGCCAGTAGTGGGAATCCCAATATTCTTTGACCAATATGACAACCTCCTTCGACTGCAAAGTAGAGGAGGAGCTAAGATCCTCGATGTACTAACTTTAAACAAAGACATCGTCCTCCAGGCCTTACAGGAAGTGCTCAATGAACCATCCTACAGGATGAACATGCAGAGACTCTCCAGGCTGCACCTGGACCAGCCAATGAAACCAATGGACCGTGCAATGTTCTGGATTGAGTTTGCCATGAGACACAAAGGTGCTGCTCACCTGCGCACAGAGTCCTACAAGATGCCCTGGTATGCCTACCACTCAGTGGACGTTATAGTGGTGTTATTGGCTGCCGTGCTTCTTATCTTACTGACTGCTGTTGCTATCATCAGATGTTTGTGCTGCAAGGCATGCAgggcaagaaaaataaaatctgattga
- the LOC135241961 gene encoding UDP-glucuronosyltransferase 2A1-like isoform X1 produces MEIHISLCGTLVKYSSLCMQDVASATTVYFPGSMKTFSIWSSVLVIFLFSPLIITVCHGGNVLVFPIEGSHWVNMKILIEALHARGHNITIVRSDKSWYIEEKSPLYSSITVPVEESIDEEFILKMIMQGLDIQRGKISVMNFVSMQIQMFGALTKAHHMVSKIAEAIFKDTMLTKRIQESQYDLVLTDPCWGAGTLLAKYFNLPLVYNVRWLPIGEGHFAIAPSPLSYIPLTGSGFSDMMSFTERIRNVIFYLLMLFHDMYLVRPHYQAVCHQYLGPDVDFHSLMQAADLWLMRVDFVFEFPHPTMPNFVYMGGFQCKPAKPLPQDLEEFVQSSGEHGVIIMSMGTFIGQLPHDIAEEIAAAFAQMPQKIIWRYTGERPKTLGNNTLLIKWMPQNDLLGHPKTRAFVAHGGTNGVQEAIYHGMPVVGIPIFFDQYDNLLRLQSRGGAKILDVLTLNKDIVLQALQEVLNEPSYRMNMQRLSRLHLDQPMKPMDRAMFWIEFAMRHKGAAHLRTESYKMPWYAYHSVDVIVVLLAAVLLILLTAVAIIRCLCCKACRARKIKSD; encoded by the exons ATGGAGATTCACATCAGTCTCTGTGGGACTCTTGTTAAATATAGTTCACTCTGTATGCAGGACGTGGCATCAGCCACCACAGTGTACTTTCCTG GCAGTATGAAGACATTTTCGATTTGGTCATCTGTCCTTGTGATTTTCCTGTTCTCCCCACTTATCATCACTGTGTGTCATGGCGGAAATGTGCTTGTGTTCCCCATCGAAGGGAGCCACTGGGTAAACATGAAGATCCTTATCGAGGCTCTGCATGCTCGGGGGCACAATATAACGATTGTACGCTCAGACAAGAGCTGGTACATCGAGGAGAAATCTCCCCTTTACAGCTCCATTACCGTGCCTGTGGAAGAGAGCATAGATGAGGAATTTATTCTAAAAATGATCATGCAAGGACTTGACATTCAAAGAGGAAAAATCTCTGTGATGAACTTTGTCAGCATGCAGATTCAGATGTTTGGCGCACTCACCAAAGCTCATCACATGGTGAGCAAAATCGCAGAGGCAATTTTCAAAGACACTATGTTGACAAAAAGAATTCAGGAAAGCCAGTATGATTTAGTTCTCACGGATCCTTGCTGGGGTGCTGGAACATTATTGGCAAAGTACTTTAACCTGCCTTTGGTTTACAATGTGAGATGGCTCCCCATCGGAGAGGGGCACTTTGCCATTGCACCTTCTCCATTATCCTACATCCCACTCACGGGATCTGGCTTTTCGGACATGATGTCCTTCACTGAACGGATCAGAAATGTGATTTTCTATTTGCTTATGCTCTTTCATGATATGTATCTTGTCAGGCCTCATTACCAAGCTGTGTGTCACCAGTACCTTGGCCCAGATGTGGACTTTCACTCATTAATGCAAGCAGCTGATCTCTGGCTTATGAgggttgattttgtttttgaattcccTCACCCTACAATGCCCAATTTTGTGTACATGGGAGGGTTCCAGTGTAAGCCAGCTAAGCCTCTGCCCCAAGACCTGGAGGAGTTTGTGCAGAGCTCTGGAGAACATGGAGTCATTATTATGTCAATGGGTACCTTTATTGGTCAGCTTCCCCATGATATAGCAGAAGAGATAGCTGCTGCTTTTGCCCAAATGCCTCAGAAGATCATCTGGAGGTACACAGGAGAAAGGCCAAAGACTCTGGGTAACAACACCCTATTGATCAAATGGATGCCACAGAATGATCTCCTGGGCCATCCAAAGACCAGAGCCTTTGTGGCGCATGGAGGAACCAATGGAGTTCAAGAAGCCATTTACCATGGCATGCCAGTAGTGGGAATCCCAATATTCTTTGACCAATATGACAACCTCCTTCGACTGCAAAGTAGAGGAGGAGCTAAGATCCTCGATGTACTAACTTTAAACAAAGACATCGTCCTCCAGGCCTTACAGGAAGTGCTCAATGAACCATCCTACAGGATGAACATGCAGAGACTCTCCAGGCTGCACCTGGACCAGCCAATGAAACCAATGGACCGTGCAATGTTCTGGATTGAGTTTGCCATGAGACACAAAGGTGCTGCTCACCTGCGCACAGAGTCCTACAAGATGCCCTGGTATGCCTACCACTCAGTGGACGTTATAGTGGTGTTATTGGCTGCCGTGCTTCTTATCTTACTGACTGCTGTTGCTATCATCAGATGTTTGTGCTGCAAGGCATGCAgggcaagaaaaataaaatctgattga